The genomic window TAAAATGCACATTTTACGTACGTGATAAAAGATGTAAACAAATCGTATTCGCATTGCTCATAATAAAGCTGCATGCTCGGTGATATACCAGTACTAGTTCCCAGCACTAAGCTTTCCATTTTCGTAAGCAACGGTCCTATGGAATTGTAAGCCTGTAACATCGAGCAGAACAATTCTGTGCGTACGCTTTCCATATCCAGAAAGTAAACCTGGAACAATAATTCAGATTAGAACAATCAATCGTGCGGAGACATggacaaattttgaattaaaaagGTGTGCAGCACTTGATACCTTACATCCTGGTAAAATCACCGATTCTTCAAGCGGCTGAACTCTGGACGAGCAAAAATTGTAACACTCTATATCTTTGGCAATGCGATTGTGCAGATCGATCTTCAGCTGATTTACTTGCTGAACGACAGAGACCAGACTCTTCAACAATTGCTTGCAGCCTTTTGCATATTCGGCTATTCCCAGGGAATGCCAATTGAATCTAGTTAAGCCCGGTTGAATTGCACGCTCGATATTCAGCAGAGTGTTTTTGAACATTTGAATCTACGATAGCGTTAGGAAttctttattgaaaaaatacgagtcGAAAGATTTTTGATCCACTCACATCAGTTGCGCTTAACTTGTCCATGATAGAATTAAACTCATTGATCATTTGCTCCGTTATTTCCATGTCGTGTTTCAATCGATCTCTCTGAACCCCAGCGTTTCTTATCGCAGCTGGCAATTCAAAACCTAAATTTTCCAGAAGTATTGcctgaaaatttgacaacCAAGATTCATCGTATGAAGGTGGAAAAATTATCACAATGGATGTTCCTTTTTCATTGTTTCCAAATACCTCGCGAATGATGTCGAACAGTTttagattaaaatttatatcaaattTCCACTGAAGATCCGCTAAAATCGAATTGTGCATTATCTCCTTCCAAGTTAAATATGCCCCACCAGCTGCAgcttgtttttcacttatcATTGACAATGATTCTATTGTTATAGCTTGTCCATGAACAAGCTTCCCACCCTTTGAACCGGCCACATTAGATTTCAGACCAGATGGGGGATCTCCATCTACATCAAAATTGTTTCTGATTGAGTAAGAAGATACTGGTGATCTATtgataaatcaaaaatttggaTCGGCTAaagcaaataataaaaaattataaatactgTAATGCAAATTGCTCGCAATATGTTTGATCGTATTACTGATCGAGAAAGTGAAGGAGGATCAATGGATTACCACCAATACTCGGCTTCGATATATGCGCATCATTTCTTTGACCAGACTCGAATGTGCCTTGTTGGCGAAGCGTGTTAGCACCCGTGTCTTGTTTTTGGGATACAAGCATCGCTCCGTGAAATTTCTTAAGACTCTGATTAgctgtatttttttatgataaGGCAACAAGTATTAGGAAAGGATTAGTACATGAGAGTGATGGCAATTAGCATCGATTTTTGTGCGACGAAGAAACGCTGTGACGCTCACCGTTCTGTCGTTCGCAAGGTACGATGGTTAGAACGCTTTTCTTCAAAGTATTTTCAACAATCGGGACAGCCGTTTCGACCCATTGACTGTACTTCGTATCTTCGAAAAGCTTCATCTGCTTAGCGATGTTTAGATACTTTTCAAAGGcgagaattttcaattcactatTCTTGAGTTCCTTGacgttttgaaatttcaatacgaCTCTTTTTAGACGGTGAAAAAGCTGCCGTTCCCAAAATATTCCGCCGCCCACAGGTGGATGATACCTGAGGAGTGGTGGGTTTCGTTTTCCTCTGTTGAATGTTTGACCCACTACAGTGATCTCTTTGGTAAACTGCTGCATCACGACGTCAAACTTTGTTAGCAGTTGTGCCTGAATCGCATCTCGCgtcttcatatttttaaacttcAGAAGAGCTTCCATCGCGTCTTCTGCTGATATGAGAACGGTGAAGCAgtcattgataaaaaatttagctTCATTTTCCAAGGAGGAAACTTCCCCGTAAAACGAAGCCATTAAAACCTCCCAATTCTCCTTGTTGAATTCAGTATACAAGTCAAAATCAGCTTGCTGTACCGGAACTACAAGTTTATCCACGCGCTTTATTACACCGTCTATTTGTTCAGGATTATTCATGATAGATTTCAACTCAGCGCCGAATATGTTATAAAAATCCTGCAAGACACCGCAGACTTCGTTCAAATCTTTGCACACGCTGGCAATGTACTCCGTCTCTTTGAACAGACGGTTTTTATCAAATTCCCAACGAGCTCCCTTTCCAGATAACTCGATAGATTGCCTCGTCTTCATGTAGGCGATTTTCCACTGTTTCAGCATGTCGTAGGCTTCGTTCGTTTTCTTCATGACCTGCTGTATTGGTTGTCTGAAACGTGCGGCATCggacaaattacaaattttaaatGTGCCCAGTTCGCAATTTATGTACggtataaaagtaaaaaaaaaaaaaaatttccacaaaCTCATTTTACTCAACAATACGATTGGATTATTACCTGAACAATTTCTTTACAGCCAAATGCTTTGTGACATTTTGACAAAGCTGCCAAGCTATTCGTTCAAATAAGGGAGACATTTTCTCTTCGGTGCAATAGTAACGCGACAATATCCACATCATCTTTAATCCCTCCATAAGAGAAGGTATCTGATCGGTGATGGATTTGAAGTTGTCCGACTCCGCGATGGTCTGACAAAGAACGTCGTGTTTAATTGGAGAGCTTCTATCGATGAAATAAAGTAACAATTGCTCACCTTGAAGTGCCTGGTTATAGTGAAGAGAAATTTTACATTATCCGAAGCTTCGTGGAAAAGTTTCAACAAGTCCGATCGGTAATAATTAAATCCGCTAGGTATCTGCGATTTTGCTTCATTGAGCAGTACAAATATCCGCTTGACGACCGGCGTCTTCAGTTGTTCTACGAGAATTGAAAGTCCGTTCTCTCGATCGTGCCAGTAATTATACTCCGCCATGGGACCGTTTCCGTGTGGAATTTTGTTTGTAAAACTGTTCATAACCTATTCGGGCAAAAGCAGCTCGATagatttcattgaatttttcaaaacgatgCCAGTGTCAAATTACCGTCTTAATATGATGCTCCCAAGATATAACTACGTCTTCTAGCTGTGTCACTGCATCTGCATTACTACAGAACATTGCGTCAGTTATCGTGGGATCTGTCAGGCCTGATATCTTCGGTATCTGCAGTAAGATATCTCCTTCGGTATGCTCAATTGTCCTAGTTGAAAGACACTCTTTGTAAGAATAATTATCATCCACGACTAAATATGCAGAGCAAGTTTGTGATTGTCATCTGACTATCTTCCCAAATGTATTTCCACTTGGAAATCTAGCGCATGTTAAACGAAATGAGTTTAGAAATGATCGTAATGAACGAACCACTGCACGCTTTGCGTGAGACGTTCCAGGGCTGCCAAAAGCTCCTTTTTGTTGGGTTCTTCCCTTGGAATCTCCTTGGGTTTCGTACTGTGAGTTGCACTGGAAATAGATGCCGTCGACTTTTCGGACCTTAAATCTCCATCGTCGAAACGAGAACTCCTCTGAGACGTATTTACGCTATCGGATTCAGACTTTACTTTTGAGATGGCGACAGATATCCTACGGAAATTCGATGGTCTCGATGTCGCCGTAGTCTacacgaagaaaaattaatacaagtttttttttctctgaattttttatgcTTCAATTTCTTACAAACATTATACCTAACTCCTTGTCGGATGAAATGAgagaacaaaattcaaaattaccgTCGGCTTCATGCTCAGTCTTCGCGTTTTTTGTGCAAGTTCACCGGCCTGGGTATTGGTAGGTTCGAGATCCTTATGAAGCTCCTCATCCATTTCCTGCGGCGATGGGACCATAGGTtcgcggaattgtttttcgactAATGGTGTGAAAACCTATTGCATAGAAGGAGAATCATATCCTTTGAATCACCTGGATGGTTTTATACGTTTGGTTTGCAACTCATTACACAGTTTCTCACTCACGTAAACTAAAAGTTTGTCTAAGCTCGCCAGGAATCTACCACCCATCGAACCCATAACCATATAGTCAGGCATTTCAGCCATACACTCAGCAAGAGTTTCGAACGCTGGCACTGCATCCTCAATGGTTCTCATAAAATACACtatatttttatcttgtaGTTTGACGTTTTGAGTATCCAGCTGGCCGAAGATTAAGTGAATTTCCGGAATCTGGAGCGTCCTCTCCACCATTTTCTGCTCGTAAGATGTTAGTCGTTGAGTTTCATCAAAGTGTATTATAAAATTCGTATAATACAGTGTTAATTCAGCTTAATTAACTGAGAAGCCGGTGATCATCATTCctttaaaatttcacaacgCTCCTaagttattttattctttcatacGGTTCACTTACTTTCGTCATAACGTACTTGTTCTCTTCACCGGGCGGCGGAACAAATAGTGAAGATTCcacttaaaaattaaaaaagaccTTGAATAAATGCTGACACCAAACTACTCGATTTTACCAGACACTATACGCGTGTTCGTCATACTTGAGACTTGCATAGATCATAAAAACAAATTGTGTAGCAATTTAAATAAAGAGACACTGACTGGgggatttgattttttctccaTCCTTAAGTTCGGCATTAGCTGCGACTTCTGATGATTGCACTGTGTCTAATAACTCTGTTTCACTATGATCGACTTCGTTAGCGCTACTTGTCGATTGTTCAAAAGCTGTGACAGTAGACTCGGCAATACTTATTCCAGCGCTACTGTTCTCCTCTATCTTTGAATCAGACTTGGACCGCAACTTTCGTTTTTTGAGTTTCTTCTCTTTAGGAGCCTTTTTGTCCGCAGATTTATCGTCGTCCACAGACTTGTCTGTTGCTTTCGCTACAATGATAAAAggttatttatttctcattacACATTCAAATTCTTACTTTCCATTGTGCAGGGATTTATCACAAGTAGGCTTACAGCGCATCTGTAAGCCAGAATCCTTTACATAAACGTACGAAAAAAAGCGTGCATCTGGCTATTAAAAACTCATGACTAACTAGGGCATTATCATGCTCGTACTGTAAATATGTTTTGGcatatttaaataatcatGCAAATTATTACATGCAGAAACACAACGGGCAGATTTTTAACGCCAGGCTTATGAAAACCGAGAACACATCATTTACCAGGCGCACTTTTCGTCAGCCGTTGAGGTTTCATTCGCGAACTGATTACCGTGATTGCAGAAATCTTAGCACGATGGCCTGTTTTTAAGATAAATATTTCGTAATATTGATTATAAGAGatgttgctttttttttcgatactcGAATCTTAGTTTCCTGATTTGGCTTAAGGTTAATCAAAATTACAGTAAATGATGCTACTTACTTTCTTCCCAGATTGTGATCTCTTCTTGTACTACCTCTTCGTGATACGTCTTGTAAAAGAAGATGACTTTCTTGTCCAGGTCCATAACACCGTATAAGTTCGTCATAAAAAACGTTAGTAATTGGTCTTCGAAGAATCTGTCGTTTCTCTGTCACACCAAGATGCAAGATTTTGTCATTGATAACTCGAATTCTGTATTCATTAATTCAATATAGAATAATTCACTTACATTTATTAGCGCATCGAATAAGGGACCTCCGTCTTTAAGACCGAGAAATTTAGAGACTTTATCTCGCAGCCAGTAAAgtctacaaataaaaaaaaactatttgtaACTACATTTATCCTCAAGATTTAGTGTGAATTGGATTCCCAACATTGTAAAACTTGACGGTGCGAATTCACCTGTAATCCATAATTTGCGAAATCGACATAGTTTCTTCTGCATGAGTAATGGAAGGTGCGAATGTCAACACCGTAGTCCTAGATTGTTCGTTCGAATCCTCGGTAGAATCCATTCTTCTTGGATATTTAAAGCACTATCAGGTTACTGCGGTAcgctttttcaaaaatacaaattacgCGGAGAATATAGTAATGTGGATTTTAAAACTCGAGAGAGAGAACAATCAATGCCACCCAAGAATTCATTTTGTCTCGAACTTCAAGTTTTGATGAATCGAATGCAGGTTAACTTTTAGATTTCGAATACTAAACGATTAAGTTCTCGTAACGACGAAACCAAAAATTAGCAACATTGAAACCACGTTACGAATAATTTGAGTTGAAAAGATCAACGAACTTACTTCACCACGCCAACGAAGTTCTCAACTACCTATCtagtaattatttcaattcgtatGTTCCACTGAGATCGCGAAACCTGTCACATCATGCGAACTCTAATCGAGGATGGGGTTCGTTGTGCGTTGCTATGGAGAATATATAACAGAGCTGAGGGGTGGCACACAGAAAATTAAGAGCAGGCGTCGATACCTGGCACTTTAATGAGAATACAATGGAATCTGATATTATGTAGTAATACTGATGCTAATATTCCATACTAAATACTTTACTCGGATAATGAAATGTAAATCAAAGACAAATTAGTGAAaacattataatattaatatgcCAGAGAATGTGCCGAACGAAATAACGGGAACATTCGTAATCGAGGATCAgcgttgaaaaaacaaatttaaatcAGTACGATTGTAAACGTTTTTCGGCATTGATAAACATACATAGCTTTCACgtacaaaaattcaatgtttctaTGTAATTATCTTTTACACAATTCAGTGGCTGACATAACTTGAAATAACTTGAAATACCTTCGTGGTGATTGACCACACAATGCTATAGAGTCATTTCACCTGCAGTGCATCAATTCCTTTACCGTTCTGTCTGGAAGTTTTCAAAgatgaataatataaaactTAAATAAGAATTTTCGTATATAAgttaatttctaattttcatgAATCGTACAAAACGTTATTACAGTATACACTcacttaatatatatatatatacaaattctCACtcaatataatatgtatagtaAGGCCATATATTACAGGTACTCATGCATATCTTGACCTATAATGCTACGTCAGCTTTAtcttattattaaaatttgagaGTTTTCAAGTTTGACTCGGTTCCCAGTAGGTACTTGCAGTATCGCGCCAGGGGTCAATGAATTGATTTTCGGTCACGAATCCGTTCAGTACAGCATCTACGTATGCCTTTCGCTCATAGTCAGAGTCGAACGAAAAACTCAACGAGGGAATAAATTCCGTCTCAACGAATGTCTTGATGGGCTTGggcgttgttgttgttgttgttgttgttgttgttgttgatgttgttgttggaGTTTTCGGTAGCTCAGAACTAGTAGGAGCCGACTGCCAACCAGAGGCTTTCTTTCCGGTTCGATATTGTTCTAGATTGACAAACGGTGAcggaaatttgtaatttatattgGCAGAAGTTGTGGGTGGGGTAAAGTAACTTTGGTGAGTGTCACTCGAAAAGTAGGGTTGTCCAAAATTCTTCGTTAATTCTTCTAAAAGCTGCTCCCTTGAGGGGATAGAAGTTACGGCCGTCTTCTGTGCCGAAGCAAAGAGTGATTCCAAGGAGCCATTTATATCTTTGGCTAAAAGATTCACGTCACGATTGCTCGTCGAGGACGGTTGGTTGAGGATGGAAAGATaatcaaatttcgaattcagTCTTGCATTCAATGCTACGCTCTGTTCGGTTCCAAAGGGGAATGGTCGTGGTAAAACTTCCGATTTAACTGGGTCTATTTCTTCAGCGCGATTGCCGACTGACTTCGAGCGTGTTATAGTTGCAGGACTTAGCAGCggattagaaaaaataatcctcTTGCCACTTTGATTATCTTCCAAAGATATTCTAGGATCAAACAGCAATCGTCCTCCAGCAGTATTTGATTGAACAGTGGGTGCTACAGTTGGTGTTATAGTTGGTGCTATAGCTGGCGCTATAGTTGGTGCTACCGTTGGCTCCAAATTTTGTTCATTCACTGAAGTTTCAATATCATCAGACCTAATGATTTCATAACCTTCCAAACCAGCGAAACCAGGCGATCCGTTATTCTGATGTTGCGCAAGAAGTTTACTTATGAAATCTCCCGAAGGATTAAAGTCCTCACCAGCGTTGATCGTAAAGGCAATCTCGTATGGCAAATCGTTACTATTGTTGATCGAATCTTCTATTTGGCTCAAGCTCACCGGCAAGCCAGCAGCTGAAATGTTTGGTCGAACAGCCTGCACACTATCCTTGTTTGATGCATCAAATTTCCCTGTGGTCGTTATACCGGTGATATCTAGGACATTCTTTGGTGTGCTAGATTCAAAACGTACATTACTTTCCGCAGAAGTTGCTTTACTGAAAACATTGGCCATGGTATTTTGCCGATATTCGTTATGAGGAACGATTTCCGAACTAAGCAAACTTGTTGAATCATCAGCTGATTGTGAATTTTGCAGCCCGATGGTCTTTTCGCCTTGTGTATCTAATGATGACTCAACAGCTTGTGAAATCAAAGTCGAAGGAATGGTATAAAACTGAGGATATAACGAGGCTCCGCCTGTGTGAAAACGTATATTCTCGTTATAACCGGCCGGAATAAACCCTTGAGCGATGGGTCCTCGAGTGTCAGACGTGTCTGCTTCTAAACTTTTTTCGCTCGGGGTGACGAAGGGGTTGTCAAATCTAGGAGGAGATAGAGTAGAGGCTATATTTGGATAACTAGTTGTTGATGATTCCTTGCTGGTACTCTCCACAACAGCAAACTGACTGTTCTTAGTTTCCGGATTCCCCACACTTGAATCGTAGGTAAGATGTTTCACCGGAGGTTGTACTGCCAATTGATCTCCTAGTTGCTGCTGTGGTATCTGGATGGAGTTAAATGACATGGGCCTCTGATATTCCTTTGGAGATAGATAGAGCTTTCCTGGTGCTGAACTGAACGATGGGTGAAAAGGGTTGGATAAATCATGCAACGGTACGGTCCATGGATCAGGAGCGTTTGAAGTCTGAATCAAAGGCGGTGCTTCGGTTGATGGAAGTATGGCTGGCCTTCGATTGAAAATATCCATCAAGTCTATAGCTGGTAACTTTGGAGGTTGTAGCACGTCAGTAATCAATGGTGGTATATATGGTGATGAAGACGCAACATGTTCTTTTTCAGTATTGCCCACTAGAACACCGTCGGATGAGTTTGAAGAGTTTGGAGTTTTAGAGAGCATAGGTGGATTCTTACATGATACACTATTAATTTCAGTAAACACACACGGAAATTGTGTCACTGGCATTTCTGTAGATTTAGAAGTTTGAGGAATCGGAGGAGATATCACAGTAGACACGTCCAAAGTCTGTGGTTGATGTATAACAACCATTGAATCCCCTCCCTGTGGGATTTGAGAAATGAACGGTGGTATATTCGGTGGTTTTCCAGGAACATTTTGATTATTGACAGTACTTGGGTTCTGTGCACTGAACGACGGCGTAGATTTTACTGTTCCAGGAATCAAGGATGGTATTCTGGTTGGTGTATTAAACACATTCGTGTCGTTGTTTGCTTCCGAAGATTGTGGAATCAGAGGTGGTATGCTATTGGATGATTGAGAAGTCTCTGTCTCTGTTCTGTCAGCAGAATCCGTTGAAACCACACCTGAGGTCTCTGTGATCAAGGGTGGTACCCTCGTGGCTGTATCAAAGATGTTCTCATCATTATTCGCATCTGAAGATTGTGGAATCAGAGGTGGTATGTTGTTGAATGGTTTAGAAGTCTCTGTTCTATCAGCAGAATCCGTTGAGACTACACCCGAGGTTTGTGTGATCAAGGGTGGTACCTTAGTGGCTGTGTCGAAGATGTTCTCATCATTATTCGCATCTGAAGATTGTGGAATCAGAGGTGGTATGTTGATGAATGGTTCAGAAGTCTCTGTTCTATCAGCAGAATCCGTTGAGATTACACCCGAGGTTTGTGTGATCAAGGGTGGTACCTTAGTGGCTGTGTCGAAGATGTTCTCATCATTATTCGCATCTGAAGATTGTGGAATCAGAGGTGGTATGTTGTTGAATGGTTCAGAAGTCTCTGTCTCTGTTCTGTGAGTAATATCCGTTGAAACCACACCCGGGGTCACTGTGATCAAGGGTGGTACCCTAGTGGCTGTGTCGAAGATGTTCTCATCATTATTCGCATCTGAAGGTTGTGGAATCAGAGGTGGTATGTTGTTGAATGGTTCAGAAGTCTCTGTTCTATCAGCATAATCCGTTGAGATTACACCCGAGGCTTGTGTGATCAAGGGTGGTACCCTAGTGGCTGTGTCGAAGATGTTCTCATCATTATTCGCATCTGAAGATTGTGGAATCAGAGGTGGTATGTTGTTGAATGGTTCAGAATTCTCTGTTCTATCAGCAGAATCCGTTGAGATTACACCCGAGGTTTGTGTGATCAAGGGTGGTACCTTAGTGGCTGTGTCGAAGATGTTCTCATCATTATTCGCATCTGAAGATTGTGGAATCAGAGGTGGTATGTTGATGAATGGTTCAGAAGTCTCTGTTGTATCAGCAGAATCCGTTGACTCTACACCTGAGGTTTGTGTGATCAAGGGTGGTACCCTAGTGGCTGTGTCGAATATGTTCTCATCATTATTCGCATCTGAAGATTGTGGAATCAGAGGTGGTATGTTGTTGAATGGTTCAGAAGTCTCTGTTCTATCAGCATAATCCGTTGAGATTACACCCGAGGCTTGTGTGATCAAGGGTGGTACCCTAGTCGCTGTGTCGAAGATGTTCTCATCATTATTCGCATCTGAAGGTTGTGGAATCAGAGGTGGTATGTTGTTGAATGGTTCAGAGGTCTCTGTTCTATCAGCATAATCCGTTGAGATTACACCCGAGGCTTGTGTGATCAAGGGTGGTACCCTAGTGGCTGTGTCGAAGATGTTCTCATCATTATTCGCATCTGAAGATTGTGGAATCAGAGGTGGTATGTTGTTGAATGGTTCAGAATTCTCTGTTCTATCAGCAGAATCCGTTGAGATTACACCCGAGGTTTGTGTGATCAAGGGTGGTACCTTAGTGGCTGTGTCGAAGATGTTCTCATCATTATTCGCATCTGAAGATTGTGGAATCAGAGGTGGTATGTTGATGAATGGTTCAGAAGTCTCTGTTCTATCAGCAGAATCCGTTGAGATTACACCCGAGGTTTGTGTGATCAAGGGTGGTACCTTAGTGGCTGTGTCGAAGATGTTCTCATCATTATTCGCATCTGAAGATTGTGGAATCAGAGGTGGTATGTTGTTGAATGGTTCAGAATTCTCTGTTCTATCAGCAGAATCCGTTGAGATTACACCCGAGGTTTGTGTGATCAAGGGTGGTACCTTAGTGGCTGTGTCGAAGATGTTCTCATCATTATTCGCATCTGAAGATTGTGGAATCAGAGGTGGTATGTTGATGAATGGTTCAGAAGTCTCTGTTCTATCAGCAGAATCCGTTGAGATTACACCCGAGGTTTGTGTGATCAAGGGTGGTACCTTAGTGGCTGTGTCGAAGATGTTCTCATCATTATTCGCATCTGAAGATTGTGGAATCAGAGGTGGTATGTTGTTGAATGGTTCAGAAGTCTCTGTTCTATCAGCAGAATCCGTTGAGACTACACCCGAGGTTTGTGTGATCAAGGAAGGTACCCTAGTGGCTGTGTCGAAGAtgttttcatcattattcGCATCTAAAGATTGTGGAATAAGAGATGGTACGTTGTTGAATGGTTTCGAAGTCTCTGTTCTGTCAGCAGAATCTGCCGAAACTACACCTGAGCTTTGAGTAATCAAGGGTGGTATCCTAGTTGATGTATCAAAGACGTTCTTATCGTTATTTGCAGCTGAAGATTGTAGAATCGGAGGTGTTAGGCTATTAGATGGTTGAGAAACCTGTGTTCGATGAACGACATGTGTGGAATCTATCCCTGCTGATTcggctgattgtgagattTGCCAAATCAGAGGAGGCATCCTGGCTGGTGCAACAGGCATATTTTCGTTATTATGAAAGCTCGTAGATTGAGGAATCACAAGTGGTATCCTAGTAGGTAATTGAGAATTCTGTGTTCTATTAGTAACATCCGATAAACCTCCCTCGGGCAATCCGGTGGGTTGTACAGTTTGTGTGATCAGAGGTGGAATTCTGGTTGATGCGTCAAATGCATTTCGATCACTATTTCCATCCAAAGACTGTGGAATCGGAGATGTTGTGCTATTAGATGGTTGAGAAATCTGTGTTCGATTCATAACATCTGTTGAATCTATCCTGACTGATTcggctgattgtgagattTGCCAGATCAAAGGAGGAATTCTAGCTGGCGCACCGGAGatattttcattgttattaGAGTTCATAGACGGAGTAATTACAAGTGGGATCCTACCAGGCGATTGAGAATTCTGTGTACTATCAGTAACATCCGATAAATCTACCCCTGGCAATCCGGCAGGCTGGGAGGTTTGTGTGATCAGCGGCGGAATTCTGGTTGATGCGTCAATCACATTTCGATCGCTGTTTGCATCCAAAGATTGTGGAATCAATGGTGGTATCGTATCAGATGGTTGAGAGGTCTGTGGTCTATCAGCAGTATCCGTTAAAACTGCTCCCGGCAATCCGGCTGATTGTGAAATTTGCGAGATCAAAAGTGGCCTACTCGGTGCTTCCAAAGTTTGAGAAATCCGAGGTGGTATCCTGGTGGATGATGCAGAAGTCTGTATTCTACTATCAACATCAGCTATAACCGTCCCTGATGATCCAATTTCGGAAATCGAAGGTATTGAGATGCGTGGTTCATTAGAGGTATTTTCATCATATATCGCCCCTGGAGATCGTATTCCTGACGGTAGCATAGGTGGCGAATTTTGAGGGATCAACAGTGGAATCATATTGGGTCGTTCAGAAGTTACATTTGCACTCATAGTATCCTTAGAATTCATTCCTAACGATCCTCCCAGTTGCGGAGGTTGAGGTATCGGAGCTAGCGACATATTGAACGTATTGAAAGTGAATAGTTGGTCACGAATATCGATAGAAGACGAATCTGATGACCCCAAAGGTCGTGGAAGTTGAACAATCAAGGGTGGTATCTTGCCAGGGGAATTAAAGATGTCACTGTCCTCTTTTTTCCCGTCATTTACCAAGCCTGTTTGCAGCGCAGCATTTGCGTAATTATCAACCAAAAACCCTTCCCTTTTCCCAGTAACTCGTGCCCGGAATTCCTCACTTAAGGAATCCTGGTCAGCGTAAAAGTGTTGATAATTTTGTCCATGACTATACGACtctgaattaaaaat from Neodiprion lecontei isolate iyNeoLeco1 chromosome 1, iyNeoLeco1.1, whole genome shotgun sequence includes these protein-coding regions:
- the LOC107223286 gene encoding dynein axonemal heavy chain 10, whose protein sequence is MVERTLQIPEIHLIFGQLDTQNVKLQDKNIVYFMRTIEDAVPAFETLAECMAEMPDYMVMGSMGGRFLASLDKLLVYVFTPLVEKQFREPMVPSPQEMDEELHKDLEPTNTQAGELAQKTRRLSMKPTTTATSRPSNFRRISVAISKVKSESDSVNTSQRSSRFDDGDLRSEKSTASISSATHSTKPKEIPREEPNKKELLAALERLTQSVQWTIEHTEGDILLQIPKISGLTDPTITDAMFCSNADAVTQLEDVVISWEHHIKTVMNSFTNKIPHGNGPMAEYNYWHDRENGLSILVEQLKTPVVKRIFVLLNEAKSQIPSGFNYYRSDLLKLFHEASDNVKFLFTITRHFKTIAESDNFKSITDQIPSLMEGLKMMWILSRYYCTEEKMSPLFERIAWQLCQNVTKHLAVKKLFRQPIQQVMKKTNEAYDMLKQWKIAYMKTRQSIELSGKGARWEFDKNRLFKETEYIASVCKDLNEVCGVLQDFYNIFGAELKSIMNNPEQIDGVIKRVDKLVVPVQQADFDLYTEFNKENWEVLMASFYGEVSSLENEAKFFINDCFTVLISAEDAMEALLKFKNMKTRDAIQAQLLTKFDVVMQQFTKEITVVGQTFNRGKRNPPLLRYHPPVGGGIFWERQLFHRLKRVVLKFQNVKELKNSELKILAFEKYLNIAKQMKLFEDTKYSQWVETAVPIVENTLKKSVLTIVPCERQNGNTSGKFRF